CGTCGGCCAAGTGCAGCTCGTGCGGCATCAGCCGCTCCTCCGAAATCGTCAACCCTTCCTGCGCGCCGATTTGCAGGATCGCCTCGCGCGTGATGCTTGGCAGGATCGCCTGGTCGAGCGCCGGCGTGCGCAGCCGCCGGCCCGTCACCAGGAACAGCGCGGCCGTCGGTGCCTCGCTGAGATAGCCCTCGTCGTTCAGGAATACCGGGAAATCGAAGCCGGCCGCGCGCGCGGCGTGATCGGCGACGAACGGGATCGAGTACGCCGAGATGCACTTCAACGCGGGCGGAAACACGTCGTGGCGCGCCTTGCGCCAGCTCGAGATCGTCACCTTCGCGGCCAGGTCCTCGCCGAGCCACTTCTTGCGGCCCATCGGCTTCACGTCCACGGTCAGCGCCGCCTCAAGCTTCGCGCCCATGTCGCCGACGTTGACGGCATGGATGCTCGGCCGGATGTAGCAGTCCTCGCGCAGACCGTTCGCTTCGATCAGCCGTTCGACGATTTCCGGAATCCGCTCGATGCCGGGGTCGGGCAAGCCGAGCGTGCGCGCCGAGCTGGCGAGCCGC
The window above is part of the Burkholderia glumae LMG 2196 = ATCC 33617 genome. Proteins encoded here:
- a CDS encoding aminotransferase class IV, translating into MAKIIFHAGDYVDASQATVRVSSLAMRYGLSVFEGVRAYLSREGRLRPFRMAAHLERLASSARTLGLPDPGIERIPEIVERLIEANGLREDCYIRPSIHAVNVGDMGAKLEAALTVDVKPMGRKKWLGEDLAAKVTISSWRKARHDVFPPALKCISAYSIPFVADHAARAAGFDFPVFLNDEGYLSEAPTAALFLVTGRRLRTPALDQAILPSITREAILQIGAQEGLTISEERLMPHELHLADEAFLCGTGLEIAPIASVDSSVLRNHAPRPVTRRLVDRYFDLVREDHHE